The Solibacillus sp. FSL R7-0682 genome includes a window with the following:
- the prli42 gene encoding stressosome-associated protein Prli42: MSNKKFQKIVVYSMVVIMLISTVAMGVAAIM; the protein is encoded by the coding sequence ATGAGCAACAAAAAGTTTCAGAAAATAGTCGTTTACTCAATGGTTGTGATTATGTTAATCTCAACTGTTGCAATGGGTGTCGCAGCAATCATGTAG
- the mce gene encoding methylmalonyl-CoA epimerase, whose protein sequence is MEKVDHIGIAVRNIEERITYYTETLGLKLLKVEEVESQQVKVAFIDAGNVKIELLEPMSEKSAIHGFLEKRGEGIHHVAFGVTGIRERMAELREKGVRLLSDEPGPGAGGAEVAFLHPKDSYGVLYELCDKSKKGDK, encoded by the coding sequence GTGGAAAAAGTAGATCACATTGGTATCGCAGTCCGCAATATAGAAGAACGGATTACATACTACACAGAAACGTTAGGCTTAAAATTGTTAAAAGTAGAAGAAGTAGAGTCACAGCAAGTGAAGGTAGCATTTATTGATGCTGGTAACGTGAAAATTGAACTATTAGAGCCAATGAGTGAAAAAAGTGCAATTCATGGCTTTTTAGAAAAACGAGGAGAAGGTATTCACCATGTTGCATTTGGCGTAACGGGGATTCGTGAGCGCATGGCAGAACTTCGTGAAAAGGGTGTTCGTTTATTATCTGACGAGCCAGGTCCTGGGGCTGGTGGTGCGGAAGTAGCGTTTTTACATCCAAAGGACTCGTATGGTGTACTTTATGAATTATGTGATAAAAGCAAAAAAGGGGACAAATAA
- a CDS encoding acyl-CoA carboxylase subunit beta, producing MDMFDKINELYDRKELIQLGGGDSRIEKQHEKGKMTARERIEMLLDEGTFVEINPFITHRTVDFGMEKLEGPGDGVVTGFGKINGRNIYLFAQDFTVFGGALGEMHAKKIAAVMDLAAKNGTPFIGINDSGGARIQEGVLSLDGYGHIFYRNSIYSGVIPQISVIMGPCAGGAVYSPAITDFILMVDKTSQMFITGPKVIETVTGEKISSEGLGGSKVHNAISGNAHFRAENEEAAIAQIQQLLSYLPQNNKEKAPKQLAPEGDNYRSELVDVVPIDQTKSYDVRKVVEQVVDEGSFMEVQKEFAKNIVVGFARIAGESVGLVCNQPKFLAGGLDIDSSDKLARFVRTCDAFNVPVITFEDVSGFFPGVKQEHGGIIRHGAKILYAYSEATVPKITVILRKAYGGAYVALNSKAIGADLVFAWPNAEIAVMGAAGAANIIHAGEIAKSADPEATRAAKIEEYKEKFANPYVAASRGMVDDVIDPRETRIKLIQALDMLSTKQEDRPYKKHGNIPL from the coding sequence ATGGATATGTTTGACAAAATCAATGAGCTTTATGATCGTAAGGAATTAATCCAACTAGGTGGTGGCGATTCACGAATTGAAAAGCAACATGAAAAGGGTAAAATGACAGCTCGTGAGCGTATCGAAATGTTATTAGATGAAGGTACATTCGTTGAAATTAACCCATTCATCACACACCGTACTGTAGACTTTGGTATGGAAAAATTAGAAGGACCTGGTGATGGTGTTGTCACTGGTTTTGGTAAAATTAATGGTCGTAACATTTACTTATTCGCTCAGGACTTCACTGTATTTGGTGGTGCACTTGGGGAAATGCACGCCAAAAAAATTGCAGCAGTCATGGATTTAGCAGCTAAAAACGGAACACCATTTATCGGAATTAACGATTCTGGCGGTGCACGTATTCAAGAAGGCGTACTTTCATTAGACGGCTATGGTCATATTTTCTATCGTAACTCGATTTACTCTGGTGTGATTCCACAAATCTCAGTTATTATGGGGCCATGTGCAGGCGGCGCGGTATATTCACCAGCAATTACAGACTTTATTTTAATGGTCGACAAAACATCTCAAATGTTCATCACTGGACCAAAAGTTATTGAAACCGTAACAGGTGAAAAGATTTCTTCTGAAGGCTTAGGTGGGTCAAAAGTGCATAATGCTATTTCGGGTAATGCACACTTCCGCGCTGAAAACGAAGAGGCGGCAATTGCTCAAATTCAGCAATTACTTTCTTACCTACCACAAAACAACAAAGAAAAAGCACCGAAGCAACTAGCTCCAGAAGGCGACAACTACCGTTCAGAGTTAGTGGATGTTGTGCCAATCGACCAAACAAAATCTTATGATGTGCGTAAAGTTGTAGAACAAGTAGTAGATGAAGGCTCGTTCATGGAAGTTCAAAAAGAGTTTGCGAAAAACATCGTAGTAGGATTTGCTCGTATTGCTGGAGAATCAGTTGGATTAGTTTGTAACCAACCGAAATTCCTAGCAGGTGGACTTGATATCGACTCTTCTGACAAGCTAGCACGTTTCGTACGTACATGTGATGCATTTAACGTACCTGTAATTACATTTGAGGATGTATCTGGATTCTTCCCAGGAGTTAAGCAGGAGCATGGTGGTATTATCCGTCACGGTGCAAAAATCCTTTATGCTTATTCAGAAGCAACTGTACCGAAAATTACAGTTATTTTACGAAAAGCATATGGTGGGGCATATGTTGCGTTAAACTCAAAAGCAATTGGTGCTGACTTAGTATTTGCATGGCCGAACGCTGAAATCGCGGTAATGGGTGCAGCAGGTGCAGCAAACATTATCCATGCAGGTGAAATTGCAAAATCAGCAGATCCAGAAGCAACACGTGCCGCCAAAATTGAAGAATACAAAGAAAAATTCGCAAACCCTTATGTGGCAGCATCACGTGGTATGGTAGATGATGTAATCGACCCACGTGAAACACGTATTAAATTAATTCAAGCATTAGATATGCTATCAACAAAGCAGGAAGATCGCCCATACAAAAAACACGGCAATATTCCACTTTGA
- a CDS encoding class I SAM-dependent methyltransferase yields MIPSVYDQVNSFSKYDEFFLALLERINVKKLADLGCGTGRLTRYFAEAGYQITAVDPNEEAIEIAKTKGFDEQVEWVVGDSTYLQSNSFDTVIMTANVAQVFLTDESWEKVIFDVYNSLKPGGHFIFDTRNPLTKVWESWQLDTTPDYVVDEKSGESLKILTHYEDYVDGVFTFYETVKNATTNEILDQVKMQLKFRTEEALHHSLTQVGFSDIVNYGDAQFERATNTSNSFIFHCIK; encoded by the coding sequence ATGATTCCTTCTGTATATGACCAAGTGAACAGTTTTAGTAAATATGATGAATTCTTTTTAGCGCTTTTAGAACGAATAAATGTAAAAAAGTTGGCTGATTTAGGATGTGGTACTGGTCGTTTAACAAGGTATTTTGCCGAAGCGGGTTATCAAATTACAGCCGTTGATCCAAATGAAGAAGCAATAGAAATTGCAAAAACAAAAGGATTTGACGAACAGGTGGAATGGGTTGTTGGTGATAGTACGTATTTACAATCGAATAGCTTTGATACTGTTATTATGACAGCCAACGTTGCACAAGTATTTCTGACCGATGAAAGCTGGGAAAAAGTAATCTTTGATGTCTATAATTCTCTAAAGCCGGGAGGACACTTTATATTTGATACTCGGAACCCCCTTACAAAAGTTTGGGAAAGCTGGCAGCTTGATACGACACCAGATTACGTAGTAGATGAAAAAAGTGGGGAATCTCTAAAAATACTTACTCACTATGAAGACTATGTAGATGGGGTCTTTACCTTCTATGAAACCGTAAAAAATGCTACTACAAATGAGATTTTAGACCAAGTTAAAATGCAGTTAAAATTTCGAACAGAAGAAGCATTACATCATTCATTAACTCAAGTTGGGTTTTCAGACATTGTAAACTATGGAGATGCGCAGTTTGAACGCGCAACAAACACATCAAATTCATTCATTTTTCATTGTATAAAATAA
- a CDS encoding pyridoxamine 5'-phosphate oxidase family protein encodes MNHESNSAAFETLKKIIENAKVAMLVTINDEGKLVSRPMQLQEVEFDGDLWFLTAKNTEKYDEIKHNDEVNVIIADKSYASLSGNAEIVDDIERKKKYWNKAYEKMFGMDYTDPNLTLIKVHIDSAEYWDTGATIKSVVNMVKKIVGNEDHANSNSSTNQTLDM; translated from the coding sequence ATGAATCATGAATCAAATTCAGCCGCCTTTGAAACATTAAAAAAAATTATTGAAAATGCAAAGGTAGCAATGCTTGTTACTATTAATGACGAAGGGAAACTAGTGTCTCGCCCTATGCAACTACAGGAAGTAGAATTTGATGGGGATTTATGGTTTTTAACAGCCAAAAATACCGAGAAATATGATGAAATTAAGCATAACGATGAAGTTAACGTTATTATTGCCGACAAATCCTACGCCTCATTAAGTGGTAATGCGGAAATTGTTGACGATATAGAGCGAAAGAAGAAATATTGGAATAAAGCATATGAAAAGATGTTTGGCATGGACTATACAGACCCTAACCTTACATTAATTAAAGTTCATATCGATTCAGCAGAATATTGGGATACAGGTGCAACTATAAAATCAGTTGTAAACATGGTGAAAAAAATAGTTGGTAATGAAGACCATGCAAATTCCAATAGTAGTACAAATCAAACTTTAGATATGTAA
- a CDS encoding FAD-dependent oxidoreductase translates to MRWNYEYDVVVIGSGASGFAAAITAKNEGLTTLLIEKEKHFGGASALSGGGVWIPNNRYLVEAGVFDSYEEAKKYLDATVGNIVSDDIKETYLKKGVEMLDYMHDLSQHMRFSYAKNYSDYYPTLAGGKGTGRSIEPLIIDLNKLGDWKNLLLKPTIDTKGFVMTGQDFVKVNMITRTMAGKARSLTLGWRLVKHLLLKRNYAALGQALIARLALTYKELNGELWIETPFVDFVYEEDKVTGIKAIKDGKEILIKATNGVIFSSGGFSRNQKLRERFLPAPQKTEWTSSPVGQTGDIISPFEKLDAKFGLMDRVWGAPSIIDHEGRPFFLVADRGIPNMIITDQNGNRYVNEPTPYHEFVDKMYEHNEKTGGKAITSWIILDARTKKRYLFAGLFPMQDFPKPYYEHQIVYTAQTVSELEEKLNIPAGNLVKTIERFNEFARNGKDLDFHRGETPHDTYYGDPTLNNPNLLELNHPPFYALKVYPGDIGTKGGVVIDKDAQVIREDGTAIEGVYACGNCSASIMGQSYPGPGATLGPGMTFGYLAALHCKNKKN, encoded by the coding sequence ATGCGTTGGAATTATGAATATGACGTCGTAGTTATCGGTTCAGGAGCATCAGGGTTTGCAGCGGCAATTACCGCTAAAAATGAAGGTTTAACCACCCTTTTAATCGAAAAAGAAAAGCATTTTGGTGGTGCATCCGCCCTATCTGGAGGTGGGGTGTGGATTCCTAACAATCGTTATTTAGTAGAGGCCGGTGTTTTTGATTCCTATGAAGAGGCAAAAAAGTATTTAGATGCAACAGTTGGAAATATTGTAAGCGATGACATAAAGGAAACCTACTTAAAAAAAGGCGTGGAAATGCTTGATTATATGCATGATTTAAGTCAACACATGCGCTTTTCTTACGCAAAAAATTATTCAGATTATTATCCTACTTTAGCAGGTGGGAAAGGAACTGGTCGTTCCATTGAGCCTCTCATAATTGATCTAAATAAATTAGGCGATTGGAAGAATTTATTGCTTAAACCGACGATTGATACAAAAGGTTTCGTCATGACCGGACAGGATTTTGTAAAGGTAAATATGATTACACGAACGATGGCGGGTAAAGCACGATCCCTAACATTAGGCTGGAGACTAGTCAAGCACTTATTACTAAAAAGGAATTATGCAGCATTAGGACAAGCACTAATTGCTCGGTTGGCCTTAACATATAAGGAATTAAATGGTGAGCTTTGGATTGAAACGCCGTTCGTTGATTTTGTTTACGAAGAGGATAAGGTCACTGGAATTAAAGCGATCAAAGATGGGAAGGAAATTTTGATTAAAGCGACTAACGGGGTTATTTTTAGCTCAGGTGGTTTCTCCAGAAATCAAAAGCTTCGTGAACGTTTTTTACCTGCTCCGCAGAAGACGGAATGGACAAGCTCCCCTGTTGGTCAAACAGGTGATATTATTTCTCCATTTGAAAAACTTGATGCAAAATTTGGCTTAATGGACCGGGTATGGGGTGCTCCGTCGATTATCGACCATGAAGGAAGACCATTTTTCTTAGTAGCGGATCGTGGGATTCCGAATATGATTATTACGGATCAAAATGGAAATCGTTATGTTAATGAACCAACCCCTTACCATGAATTTGTCGATAAAATGTATGAGCATAACGAAAAAACAGGTGGAAAAGCCATTACATCCTGGATTATTTTAGATGCTCGAACGAAAAAACGCTATCTTTTTGCTGGACTGTTCCCAATGCAGGACTTCCCTAAGCCATATTACGAACACCAAATCGTCTATACCGCGCAAACCGTAAGTGAACTGGAAGAAAAATTAAACATACCTGCAGGCAATCTAGTAAAAACAATCGAGCGCTTCAATGAATTTGCACGAAATGGGAAAGATTTAGATTTCCATCGAGGGGAAACGCCTCATGATACGTATTATGGCGACCCAACATTAAATAATCCAAACTTACTCGAATTAAATCATCCTCCGTTTTATGCATTAAAAGTGTATCCCGGTGATATTGGGACAAAAGGTGGTGTCGTCATTGATAAGGACGCACAGGTTATACGGGAGGATGGAACAGCGATTGAGGGTGTGTATGCATGTGGAAACTGCTCAGCTTCGATTATGGGACAATCTTACCCAGGACCAGGTGCCACGTTAGGACCGGGTATGACGTTTGGCTATTTAGCTGCACTACATTGTAAAAATAAAAAAAATTAA
- a CDS encoding general stress protein, whose translation MEYRREIAFVFSIEEAIEKLNIIRGHGFSEFDIHIFSKDIRPLQSIKMNTDIHIHVAGNFLDQLLSILLNQNIYEISLRNMNLSSEEMRHYGHGIEQGGIFIIAQHDYPLDKEPKKANVAWKVSNVTD comes from the coding sequence ATGGAATATCGACGTGAAATTGCATTTGTGTTTTCTATTGAAGAAGCGATCGAAAAACTAAACATCATCAGGGGGCATGGCTTTTCTGAGTTTGACATTCACATTTTTTCAAAGGACATTCGCCCATTGCAATCAATAAAAATGAATACAGATATTCACATTCATGTAGCAGGTAACTTTCTCGATCAATTGCTTAGTATCTTACTAAATCAAAATATTTATGAAATCAGTTTACGTAATATGAATCTCTCTTCCGAAGAGATGAGACATTATGGACACGGCATTGAACAAGGTGGCATCTTTATTATTGCGCAACACGATTACCCGCTGGATAAGGAACCGAAGAAAGCAAACGTTGCATGGAAAGTTTCCAATGTGACGGATTAA
- a CDS encoding AAA family ATPase, with product MFLKSVRLKKDQILNYVDYPFSIPFVRSMEELNLDAAVTFFVGENGAGKSTLLEAIAENIGFNPAGGSTQNFRAYEVHKSDSALGDYVKLSWWPKVTNGFFLRAETFYQFASHIDEVDLTGYKAYGGKSLHHQSHGESFFSLFQHRFNGNAIYLLDEPEAALSPMRQLAFLTLIHDLVKEENVQFIIATHSPILLGYPDAVIYQFDERGIEQVTYEQTEHYQVTSYFLQHRDKMLKELFEE from the coding sequence ATGTTTTTAAAATCTGTAAGGCTAAAGAAAGATCAAATTTTAAACTATGTGGATTATCCATTTTCCATCCCCTTTGTAAGGAGTATGGAGGAGCTTAATTTAGATGCGGCAGTTACGTTTTTTGTTGGTGAAAATGGTGCAGGTAAATCGACATTACTCGAAGCAATTGCTGAAAATATCGGCTTTAATCCAGCGGGAGGGAGTACACAAAATTTCCGAGCTTATGAAGTACATAAATCTGATTCGGCCCTTGGGGACTACGTAAAGCTATCTTGGTGGCCAAAAGTAACGAACGGCTTTTTTCTCCGAGCAGAAACTTTTTATCAATTTGCCTCTCACATTGATGAGGTGGACTTAACCGGTTATAAAGCATATGGAGGTAAGTCACTACATCATCAGTCTCACGGGGAATCTTTTTTTTCTTTATTTCAACACCGTTTTAATGGCAATGCGATTTATTTGCTAGACGAGCCAGAAGCAGCACTTTCTCCAATGCGTCAGCTTGCATTTTTAACACTGATCCATGACTTAGTAAAGGAGGAGAATGTACAGTTTATTATCGCTACTCATTCACCGATATTACTTGGTTATCCTGATGCAGTCATTTACCAATTTGATGAGCGAGGCATTGAACAAGTGACCTATGAACAAACCGAGCATTATCAAGTAACTTCTTATTTTTTACAGCACCGAGATAAAATGCTTAAGGAGTTATTTGAAGAATAA
- a CDS encoding AIM24 family protein yields MGNYSLSEFVKTTQQDQMENDFFELETERVLEVNLNGEVWAKMGSMIAYVGNIKFERERMLEHGMSKMFKKALTGEGTSLMRAKGEGRLYLADQGKKVTIFELYNESLCVNGNDLLAFEKSIDWDIKLMRKMAGILSGGLFNVTLKGKGKVAITTHFEPLTLLVEPGEPVYTDPNATVAWSGNLQPEFVTDITFRTLIGRGSSESIQMAFSGEGFVIIQPFEEVYFEKS; encoded by the coding sequence ATGGGAAATTATTCGTTAAGTGAATTTGTAAAAACTACCCAGCAAGATCAGATGGAGAATGACTTTTTTGAGTTAGAAACGGAGCGCGTGCTTGAGGTGAACTTAAACGGTGAAGTATGGGCAAAAATGGGTTCTATGATTGCCTATGTAGGAAATATTAAATTTGAACGTGAGCGGATGCTCGAGCATGGGATGTCGAAAATGTTCAAGAAGGCATTAACTGGTGAAGGGACATCTTTAATGCGTGCGAAGGGGGAAGGACGCCTTTATTTAGCTGACCAAGGAAAAAAGGTTACTATTTTTGAGTTGTATAACGAAAGTCTTTGTGTAAACGGAAATGATTTACTCGCCTTTGAAAAGTCGATTGATTGGGATATTAAGCTCATGCGGAAAATGGCAGGGATACTATCAGGCGGTTTATTTAATGTAACGCTTAAAGGGAAAGGTAAAGTGGCGATTACAACTCATTTTGAGCCATTAACATTACTCGTAGAGCCTGGGGAACCGGTATATACCGATCCAAATGCAACGGTTGCATGGAGCGGCAATTTACAGCCTGAATTTGTAACGGATATTACGTTTCGTACTTTAATTGGTAGAGGCAGTAGTGAATCAATTCAAATGGCTTTTTCGGGTGAAGGGTTTGTCATCATTCAACCGTTTGAAGAAGTTTATTTTGAAAAAAGTTGA